A genomic segment from Cyanobium sp. NIES-981 encodes:
- a CDS encoding Crp/Fnr family transcriptional regulator, protein MSRRCLRLSLRAGESLPPDLGWRVERGYVWLARPSSDGALLTLGLWGPGERVIPSLIGLSGLELRSLSPVVVEEEEVSPAMEREFLEDQLRQAAILLLLSRVRPAEARLLQLLDWFGERFGTMTSQGVMLRLADRPLTHQQLADIAGMTRVTVTKALSHFRDAGVIEAQAGGGLLLKVASHELWELA, encoded by the coding sequence ATGTCACGTCGTTGTCTCCGCCTCAGCCTGAGGGCCGGCGAGAGCTTGCCGCCCGATCTCGGCTGGCGGGTAGAGCGTGGTTACGTCTGGCTGGCGCGCCCCTCCTCCGACGGTGCTCTGCTCACCCTGGGGCTGTGGGGACCCGGTGAGCGGGTGATCCCCTCCCTGATCGGCCTTTCCGGTCTGGAGTTGCGCTCCCTCTCTCCTGTTGTCGTGGAAGAAGAAGAGGTGAGTCCGGCGATGGAGCGCGAGTTCCTGGAAGACCAGCTTCGCCAGGCGGCCATCCTGCTGTTGCTGAGCCGGGTGCGACCGGCGGAGGCGCGGTTGCTGCAGCTGCTCGATTGGTTCGGCGAGCGGTTCGGCACGATGACCAGCCAGGGGGTGATGCTGCGGCTGGCAGACAGGCCCCTCACGCACCAGCAACTGGCGGACATCGCTGGCATGACGCGGGTGACGGTAACCAAGGCACTGTCCCATTTCCGTGATGCGGGCGTGATCGAAGCCCAGGCGGGCGGGGGTCTCCTGCTGAAGGTGGCGTCCCACGAGCTGTGGGAGCTCGCCTGA
- a CDS encoding IS3 family transposase (programmed frameshift), translated as MKRTRHTAEQIIRKLKTADQLIAQGKTVADVCRVIEVTQPTYHRWRQQYGGMQAEEARRLTQLEKENARLKKLLAEAELEKAMLKDLGGGKLLSPERRRRAVTVLQERYRASERQACRVVGQHRSTQRHCGKVVDLEETKLRHRLREIAAEHIRWGRRMAYRLLRREGWTVNHKRVQRLWREEGLQRPTPRKRKRARPADGSVRRHRAQHPHQVWAMDFQFDATADGRRLKFLNVIDEHSRLCLAIRVGRRCKAKDVVTVLEELTSLYPAPAFIRSDNGPEFIAQALRDWCEASSATSTAYIAPGSPWENGFAESFNGRFRDEFLNTELFTTAPEAQILADRWRWEYNSLRPHSALQGRTPLEAAQQGAAA; from the exons ATGAAACGCACCAGGCACACAGCGGAGCAGATCATCCGCAAGCTCAAGACCGCCGACCAGCTGATTGCCCAGGGCAAGACCGTCGCCGATGTCTGCCGCGTCATCGAGGTGACGCAGCCGACGTATCACCGCTGGCGGCAGCAGTACGGCGGCATGCAGGCCGAGGAGGCCCGCCGGCTGACGCAGCTGGAGAAGGAGAACGCCCGGCTCAAGAAGTTGTTGGCAGAAGCCGAGTTGGAGAAGGCGATGCTCAAGGACCTTG GCGGAGGGAAACTTCTGAGCCCGGAACGCCGTCGCAGGGCCGTCACGGTCCTGCAGGAGCGTTACCGGGCATCAGAGCGCCAGGCCTGCCGTGTTGTGGGGCAGCACCGCAGCACCCAGCGCCATTGCGGGAAGGTCGTCGACCTGGAGGAGACCAAGCTTCGGCACCGCCTGAGGGAGATTGCAGCTGAGCACATCCGCTGGGGCCGCCGCATGGCCTACCGCCTGCTGCGTCGGGAGGGCTGGACCGTGAACCACAAGCGGGTGCAACGGCTCTGGCGGGAGGAGGGGCTGCAGCGGCCCACTCCCAGGAAGCGGAAGCGGGCACGGCCCGCCGACGGCTCGGTGAGGCGTCACCGGGCCCAGCATCCCCACCAGGTGTGGGCCATGGATTTCCAGTTCGATGCCACCGCCGATGGCCGCAGACTCAAGTTCCTGAACGTGATCGACGAGCACAGCCGCCTCTGCCTGGCGATCCGGGTGGGCAGGCGGTGCAAGGCCAAAGACGTGGTGACTGTGCTGGAGGAACTCACCAGCCTCTACCCGGCGCCAGCGTTCATCCGATCGGACAACGGCCCGGAGTTCATTGCGCAGGCCCTACGGGACTGGTGCGAGGCCAGCAGCGCCACCAGCACGGCCTACATCGCGCCGGGATCCCCATGGGAGAACGGATTCGCAGAATCCTTCAACGGCCGCTTCCGCGATGAATTCCTCAACACCGAGTTGTTCACCACAGCCCCGGAGGCTCAGATCCTGGCCGATCGCTGGCGATGGGAGTACAACTCACTCAGGCCGCATTCGGCCCTCCAGGGGCGTACGCCCCTGGAGGCAGCTCAACAAGGAGCTGCAGCATGA
- a CDS encoding IS5 family transposase, whose product MYRREHRDQLSFEDFFLPFGGKLSGDNRWIKLAELIPWDELEGDYAAQFCKGFGAPAKPFRMALGALIIKARMGLTDEELVEQIKENPYLQFFIGLEAFQYSAPFDPSMMVYFRKRLPDSVVNDCNERIVRHGLNVIRSSAVDEHDSSDGGGAGSAADQKIESKTPRPNQGSLLIDATCVPADIRHPTDLSLLNEGRELTETLIDAMYSQVRESFGHKPRTHRKQARQQFLAVAKKKRPRFLKIRKAIKQQLGHLKRNLANIDALTACGASLLAAGRHAYQKLLVVSELVRQQNILYRSDTRSIPARIVSLCQAHIRPIVRGKARCNVEFGAKISLSVTDEGFAFLDRLSFDPYNEGEDLKVQAQAYRRRYGCYPEVICADQIYRTRSNRAFCQRHGIRLSGPRLGRPKNDPELVAAERRQFVDDQRRRNAVEGKIGQGKRRYGLGLIREKLPATQGSSIAMNVLVMNLQKLLELLCLYFVLCWQLLVSAARALSSSSRELSCQLSGA is encoded by the coding sequence ATGTACCGACGTGAGCATCGTGATCAGCTCTCGTTCGAGGACTTCTTCCTGCCGTTTGGAGGAAAGCTCTCTGGTGACAATCGCTGGATCAAGCTGGCTGAGCTGATCCCATGGGATGAGCTGGAAGGTGACTATGCAGCTCAGTTCTGCAAGGGCTTTGGCGCCCCGGCAAAGCCATTTCGCATGGCACTGGGCGCCCTGATCATCAAGGCCCGCATGGGGCTGACTGATGAAGAACTGGTTGAGCAAATCAAAGAGAACCCCTATCTCCAGTTCTTCATCGGCCTGGAGGCATTTCAGTACTCGGCTCCGTTTGACCCATCAATGATGGTGTACTTCCGGAAGCGGCTGCCAGATTCGGTCGTGAATGACTGCAATGAACGAATCGTGCGTCACGGTCTGAACGTGATCCGTTCGTCTGCAGTTGATGAGCACGACAGCAGCGATGGAGGCGGAGCCGGGAGCGCAGCTGATCAGAAGATTGAATCCAAAACGCCACGGCCAAATCAGGGGTCACTGCTGATTGATGCGACATGCGTTCCGGCAGATATTCGGCATCCAACGGATCTCTCGCTGCTCAATGAAGGCCGAGAGCTCACCGAGACTCTGATCGATGCCATGTATTCGCAGGTCAGAGAGTCCTTTGGTCACAAACCACGAACGCATCGGAAGCAGGCCAGGCAGCAGTTCCTCGCCGTGGCCAAGAAAAAACGCCCTCGGTTTCTCAAGATCCGCAAAGCGATCAAGCAACAGCTTGGGCATCTCAAGCGCAACCTTGCCAACATTGACGCCCTGACAGCCTGTGGCGCAAGCCTTCTGGCGGCTGGGCGGCATGCCTATCAGAAGCTGTTGGTTGTCAGTGAGCTGGTCCGCCAGCAGAACATTCTCTATCGCTCAGACACCAGAAGTATTCCCGCTCGCATCGTCAGCCTCTGTCAAGCGCACATCAGGCCAATTGTTCGCGGCAAGGCGAGGTGCAATGTTGAGTTCGGCGCCAAGATCTCACTTTCTGTCACCGATGAAGGATTTGCTTTCCTGGATCGGCTGAGCTTTGACCCCTACAACGAAGGGGAAGATCTGAAAGTTCAGGCCCAAGCCTATCGTCGTCGATACGGCTGCTATCCGGAGGTGATCTGCGCTGATCAGATCTACCGCACAAGATCAAATCGGGCATTCTGCCAGCGTCACGGCATTCGGCTGAGTGGGCCTCGTCTTGGTCGCCCGAAGAATGATCCGGAGTTGGTGGCAGCCGAGAGGCGGCAGTTCGTTGATGATCAAAGGCGGCGCAATGCTGTTGAAGGCAAGATCGGTCAAGGCAAGCGTCGCTATGGATTGGGATTGATCCGAGAGAAACTGCCGGCAACACAGGGTTCATCCATCGCGATGAATGTCCTGGTCATGAACCTCCAGAAGCTCCTGGAGCTTCTTTGTCTCTATTTTGTGCTCTGCTGGCAACTCTTGGTCTCCGCCGCACGGGCTCTGAGCTCCAGCAGCAGAGAGCTGAGTTGTCAGCTCAGCGGGGCCTGA
- a CDS encoding integrase core domain-containing protein has protein sequence MWLFSGGPSWKLSNSLDTEFALEAVEMALEGGRKPKIFHSYQGCQFTSGDFVARLDAEEIKISWSGRKPCYDNILVERLWRTVKYEEVYLLAYSDGWEAEISLARFLWRYCHVRPHSSLGGRTPHELYTETERFSSRLGLTMSGARAVQ, from the coding sequence ATGTGGCTTTTCTCAGGAGGCCCCAGCTGGAAGCTGTCAAACAGCCTTGACACGGAGTTCGCTCTGGAGGCTGTGGAGATGGCGCTGGAAGGCGGCCGCAAGCCAAAGATCTTCCACTCCTACCAAGGCTGTCAGTTCACCTCTGGTGACTTCGTGGCGAGGCTGGATGCAGAGGAGATCAAGATTAGCTGGTCTGGAAGGAAGCCCTGCTACGACAACATCCTGGTCGAGAGGCTGTGGCGCACGGTCAAGTACGAGGAGGTGTATCTGCTTGCCTACAGCGACGGCTGGGAGGCTGAGATCAGCCTGGCCCGCTTCCTGTGGAGGTACTGCCATGTAAGACCCCACAGCTCTCTGGGAGGCAGAACTCCCCATGAGCTCTACACTGAGACCGAACGCTTTTCCTCCCGTCTAGGGTTAACGATGTCAGGGGCCAGAGCTGTCCAGTAA
- a CDS encoding glycosyltransferase, whose translation MTGPFSETSDAKHLKLRALWSSIGQKEHTEGMAAAVTYLGAVLFRFISLATSPKLPAAQCERRLDAVKKTLESGPAPAVMAVSLNAIQRLGNNPKGFSLLYGFCRQEFLRDLPEEQRMALIIPTFNRDTRLKASVSALLGYDLKFLDVYIFDNASTDGTPAACRELADHSSNTNVIIHRNTANIGWLRNYLFALAYQKDCVGYILGADDDLYPEILIVYSFWSFLRNPDLGLIRFDPNGPRRKAYPNSGIIVGQPFSRSSCFILGSINSFGGISLSSAAFRESCANFPAEKNLLGHISLAMSILSRQASWAVSGKEYDPRINAYAQMETSTGTKINQDPLELVKRIDEGSLDSSLYLQGFNRQAILVAIYSLASKVVPTTDVGIARPYTGYMMNWWNGWIGPKLRDLGTSPTGCQLLLQITRRMMTPSAVASLAFWRDISIAYDNLGSDVMSQIPGLALVNKSLANMMFHVIHVKLKLSREYKQNPTRFSLFVLQEGARLLQKGSNFEELSTQVLEELTLVNYLSMFIDTPMLQGPAHGQIVEKATHGCLLSLFDELSKALLSNSLPNLELAYANSSLFIDGAALNEDSDYSSSMRSINSQLPGVRRALARTIDQYTNQ comes from the coding sequence TTGACCGGACCATTCAGCGAGACGTCCGATGCTAAGCATCTAAAGCTTCGGGCCCTTTGGTCAAGCATAGGCCAAAAGGAACACACGGAAGGTATGGCAGCAGCAGTCACGTACCTTGGAGCGGTCCTGTTTCGTTTTATCAGTTTAGCCACCTCCCCGAAGCTTCCTGCAGCCCAATGCGAGCGCCGTCTTGATGCTGTCAAGAAAACCTTGGAGTCAGGGCCTGCACCTGCGGTTATGGCGGTGTCACTAAATGCTATCCAGAGACTAGGAAACAACCCCAAGGGATTCTCGCTATTGTATGGATTCTGCAGACAGGAGTTTCTCCGTGATCTACCTGAAGAGCAGCGAATGGCGCTTATCATACCTACTTTTAACCGGGATACTCGACTAAAAGCATCCGTAAGCGCTCTCCTCGGGTATGATCTTAAATTCCTCGATGTTTACATTTTTGATAACGCCAGCACCGATGGCACTCCTGCAGCATGCAGAGAACTAGCCGATCACTCCTCCAATACAAATGTGATCATCCATCGAAATACTGCAAATATCGGCTGGCTTAGAAATTACTTGTTCGCACTTGCATATCAAAAGGACTGTGTAGGCTATATCCTTGGTGCAGATGATGACTTGTACCCAGAAATCCTTATAGTCTATTCTTTTTGGTCGTTTCTACGCAATCCCGATCTCGGATTGATCCGGTTTGATCCTAACGGCCCAAGACGAAAGGCCTACCCAAACTCTGGAATTATTGTTGGTCAACCATTCAGTAGAAGCAGCTGCTTTATCCTCGGATCTATTAATTCATTTGGAGGGATATCTCTGTCTTCAGCTGCTTTCCGAGAGTCCTGCGCGAACTTCCCAGCAGAAAAGAATTTGCTTGGCCACATCTCCCTAGCAATGTCGATCCTTTCTCGTCAAGCCTCATGGGCAGTATCGGGCAAAGAATATGACCCACGTATTAATGCATATGCACAAATGGAAACATCAACAGGGACCAAGATCAATCAAGATCCATTGGAGCTAGTCAAGCGAATCGATGAAGGCTCACTAGATAGTTCACTTTACCTACAAGGCTTTAATCGCCAAGCGATTTTGGTTGCAATTTACTCACTCGCCAGCAAGGTTGTACCAACTACAGATGTTGGTATTGCCAGGCCTTATACAGGGTATATGATGAATTGGTGGAATGGTTGGATTGGTCCAAAATTGCGGGACCTAGGCACTTCTCCAACCGGATGTCAACTTCTCCTGCAAATAACTCGTAGGATGATGACTCCATCTGCAGTGGCTTCACTTGCATTCTGGCGTGATATTTCCATCGCATACGATAATCTTGGATCAGATGTGATGAGCCAAATCCCAGGATTAGCTCTGGTAAATAAGTCATTGGCGAATATGATGTTCCATGTCATCCATGTGAAACTTAAATTATCCCGAGAGTACAAGCAAAACCCTACTAGATTTTCTTTGTTTGTTCTACAAGAGGGGGCACGACTTCTTCAAAAAGGAAGCAACTTCGAGGAGCTCTCAACCCAAGTCTTAGAAGAATTGACGCTAGTAAACTATCTTTCGATGTTCATCGATACCCCAATGCTCCAAGGTCCAGCGCATGGTCAGATTGTTGAAAAAGCCACGCATGGATGTTTGCTATCACTCTTTGATGAGCTTTCAAAAGCTTTATTATCCAACAGCCTTCCTAACCTTGAATTGGCATATGCCAACTCAAGCTTGTTCATAGATGGGGCTGCTCTCAACGAAGATTCTGATTACTCCTCCTCTATGCGATCAATTAATTCACAGCTTCCTGGAGTGCGGAGAGCGCTGGCACGTACAATTGATCAATATACAAATCAATAA
- a CDS encoding glycosyltransferase, translated as MGINAIRERILLQPDSKDDWLALAELADLPDALQAMMGLEHGDSDPGIGDVDGVVAAPPPQEPPPPAAASLPPSSSSDAEPITTTEQLAAIAAGLLDSHKIDTLVLAVDCGCITVASTVSSAGQVFLTVAGERTHVAASETLAYRDPSTSLRISCFTFKPINPHGITERPLSDFRVLFGRRDLSILPAVPGLSKQLRVYVESWNGRDLLGWCGLPEDFLPRLPSLIVHVNQQFKEVFSPGDYRQDTLDALKSTSRVATGFCLRRIYEYFRDHGGILTFRDPITFVLIRSEFLPEKPTLFDRISACGTRFESLQIGVSEQIKSFTLVNRPPDSTSLKHFPTVKLDILVPVYKNWPLTAHCLRALARSVDHCRQFLPVEIYIHVTNDCSPDADMNANLEEFSTSLGVIYHHNASNLGFIRTVNNFLLGTDADVMLVNSDVVVAENLVIEMLASVRHVGPSLASMTTFSNNATIFSFPHQIDENTHVTPEDVESLASAFKASSMEFCRPATDVPDWRPVIRVPVSHGFLMYLSRTAINAVGVFDEHFGRGYGEEVDWAMRATLTGLEHFLCPTTFAFHQGSVSFGASVRITAVQRSGKIIMDRYPYYDDMIQEYIQKDYLRTQRNVVSQRLISDSGHPLMLHVTHSSGGGIAKYIADMMIDESESCHFLLSPGRQFNDLVRNDISDQSFALECERLRVAVKGNFFHDILPVLTEAFQQRGAGCRVVIHSFVGWKPAEISQLLASLKDAAVGYDVVAHDYMFLCPRIKLINSSSHYCSVGSNTECMHCLRTADPCVETALLAPYSTQIELYRDFFGSVLRSARTIFCSTQELVEQFSGQGFANTTLREPFEPLYSHLPTALDYVFSPNIVLIGNISVEKGSGVLLNLASAALSMGSDLHFYIVGAASNMGELSALANVTHIGPYRSFGELHHLVSTLHNPTALFPGIWPETWCYTLSEALALRLPIIASNIGAVGERLRKLESPHVHLYDPSCSAIDLVGEINRFLARG; from the coding sequence ATGGGGATCAATGCAATCCGGGAACGTATTCTTCTTCAGCCTGACAGCAAGGATGACTGGCTTGCACTCGCCGAGCTGGCCGACCTTCCGGATGCCCTCCAGGCCATGATGGGACTGGAGCATGGTGACAGCGACCCTGGGATTGGCGATGTTGATGGAGTCGTCGCCGCCCCCCCACCTCAGGAGCCACCGCCCCCTGCAGCGGCTTCCCTGCCTCCCTCCAGCAGCTCAGACGCTGAGCCGATCACCACGACAGAGCAGCTGGCGGCCATCGCGGCAGGTCTACTCGACAGCCACAAGATCGATACGCTGGTCCTTGCGGTGGACTGTGGCTGCATCACCGTGGCCTCCACAGTGAGCTCTGCTGGTCAGGTTTTCCTCACCGTGGCAGGCGAGCGTACCCATGTGGCTGCTTCTGAAACACTTGCTTACCGCGACCCCTCCACCAGCCTAAGGATTTCCTGCTTTACCTTTAAACCGATCAATCCCCACGGAATCACTGAACGTCCCCTTTCCGATTTCCGCGTACTGTTCGGTAGACGAGACCTGAGCATACTTCCTGCTGTACCTGGTCTAAGCAAGCAGTTACGGGTGTACGTTGAGAGTTGGAATGGCCGTGATCTGCTGGGCTGGTGTGGTTTACCTGAAGACTTCCTGCCACGACTGCCCTCCCTCATCGTTCATGTCAATCAGCAGTTCAAGGAAGTCTTTAGTCCTGGTGATTATCGTCAAGACACTCTGGATGCACTCAAGTCCACCAGCCGTGTGGCCACGGGTTTCTGTCTTAGGCGCATTTACGAATATTTTCGCGATCATGGCGGGATTCTCACATTTCGCGATCCGATCACTTTTGTCCTAATCCGCTCAGAATTCCTACCGGAGAAGCCAACTCTTTTCGACCGGATCTCTGCCTGTGGAACCCGTTTTGAATCGCTGCAGATCGGTGTGAGTGAACAGATCAAGTCTTTCACCCTCGTCAACCGACCACCCGATTCCACATCCCTCAAGCACTTCCCTACGGTCAAGCTTGATATTCTTGTGCCAGTGTATAAGAATTGGCCGCTCACAGCTCACTGCCTACGAGCATTAGCCCGTTCAGTGGACCATTGCAGGCAATTTCTCCCGGTTGAAATCTACATTCATGTAACTAACGATTGCAGTCCTGATGCTGATATGAATGCCAACTTGGAGGAATTCTCTACTTCCTTGGGGGTGATCTATCACCACAACGCCAGCAATCTCGGCTTCATTCGCACTGTCAACAACTTTTTGCTCGGTACTGATGCCGATGTGATGCTTGTGAATTCTGATGTGGTGGTGGCCGAGAACCTCGTCATCGAAATGCTTGCCTCAGTTCGACATGTGGGTCCGAGCCTTGCCTCGATGACCACCTTCTCCAACAACGCCACGATCTTTTCTTTCCCCCATCAGATTGATGAGAACACCCATGTCACCCCTGAAGATGTGGAGTCGTTGGCGTCTGCCTTCAAGGCTTCGTCGATGGAGTTCTGTAGACCGGCTACAGACGTTCCTGACTGGAGGCCTGTGATCAGGGTTCCGGTGAGCCATGGCTTCTTAATGTATCTGTCTCGTACAGCCATCAATGCTGTAGGAGTGTTTGATGAGCACTTCGGTCGTGGCTATGGCGAGGAAGTGGATTGGGCGATGCGAGCCACTCTCACTGGCCTGGAACACTTCCTTTGTCCCACGACCTTTGCATTCCACCAGGGGAGCGTGTCATTTGGAGCTTCGGTCCGCATTACTGCCGTGCAGAGATCGGGCAAGATCATTATGGATCGCTATCCATACTATGACGACATGATCCAAGAGTATATTCAGAAAGATTATCTGCGAACGCAGCGAAATGTTGTTTCACAGCGTTTGATTTCCGACTCCGGCCATCCTTTGATGTTGCATGTAACGCACAGCTCTGGTGGTGGCATTGCAAAGTACATCGCTGATATGATGATTGATGAATCGGAATCCTGCCATTTTCTGCTGAGCCCTGGGCGTCAGTTCAATGATCTTGTAAGGAACGACATCTCTGACCAGTCTTTCGCTCTAGAGTGCGAGCGTCTTCGTGTAGCGGTAAAGGGTAATTTCTTCCATGACATCCTCCCGGTCTTGACGGAGGCCTTCCAGCAACGCGGCGCAGGCTGTCGTGTTGTGATTCATAGTTTTGTGGGCTGGAAGCCGGCTGAGATTAGCCAACTTCTTGCCAGTCTGAAAGACGCAGCTGTTGGTTATGACGTTGTTGCTCACGACTACATGTTCCTGTGCCCGCGTATCAAGCTGATCAATTCTTCTTCTCACTACTGTTCTGTAGGAAGCAATACGGAATGTATGCACTGTCTGCGAACTGCCGATCCGTGCGTTGAAACCGCGTTGCTGGCACCCTATTCCACCCAGATCGAGCTCTACCGCGATTTCTTTGGCTCTGTACTTCGCTCAGCGCGCACCATCTTCTGCTCTACCCAGGAACTTGTTGAACAGTTTTCTGGGCAAGGCTTCGCCAACACTACTCTCCGGGAGCCTTTTGAGCCATTGTATTCTCACCTCCCGACGGCTTTGGATTATGTCTTCAGCCCTAATATTGTGCTGATTGGTAACATCAGCGTGGAGAAAGGCTCCGGTGTGCTGTTGAATCTTGCCAGTGCCGCCCTCTCTATGGGCTCAGACCTGCATTTTTATATCGTTGGGGCTGCTTCGAATATGGGAGAACTTTCCGCTTTGGCCAATGTTACCCATATTGGGCCCTATCGTTCCTTTGGGGAACTCCACCACCTCGTGAGCACTCTGCACAACCCCACAGCCCTGTTTCCTGGCATCTGGCCTGAAACCTGGTGCTACACACTCTCCGAAGCCCTGGCCCTGAGGCTTCCGATCATTGCCTCGAACATCGGAGCAGTCGGCGAGAGACTTCGCAAGCTCGAATCTCCCCATGTGCACCTTTATGACCCTTCCTGCTCCGCGATCGACCTTGTGGGGGAAATCAACCGTTTTCTTGCACGCGGCTGA